The sequence below is a genomic window from Pseudobdellovibrionaceae bacterium.
AAAAGAAAAACAAGCCCCTCATAATATAGAAGCCGAAATTGCTGTTTTGGGTGGCATTATGCTCGACCCCAATGCTTGGACAGACATACAGCACCTTTTAAAAGCCGGTAGTTTTTATAAACCTTCCCATCAAAAAATTTTTACCGCTATGGAAAAGCTCAGCTACAAAAACGAGCCCATTGATTTAGTAACCTTATCCAATTTATTAACTAATAGTAATCAGCTAGAGTTAATTGGAGGGCACGCTTACCTAAGTAGCATTATCGACAACACTCACTCCACTAGTTATTTATCACAATACGCAAATATTGTGGCAGAAAAAGCAAAGCTTAGACAATTGATTAATATTTGTGGCGATATTAGCCACGACGCTTACTCAGAAAACTTTGAAGAGTACCCTACTTTTATCGACAAGGTGGAGTCTGATATTTTTTCTGTTACCGAAAATAAAAGCCATTCCCAACAACTAACAGAACCTAGTGTTGTAGTTAAATCCAGCGTGGCCTTGTTAGAAAAGCTATACTCCAACCCGGGACAAATCAGCGGAATATCTTCTGGATTTGAAGCCTTAGATACTATGACCTCGGGCTTTCACGAAAACGAATTAATAATTATTGCAGCCCGCCCGTCTATGGGGAAAACGGCATTGGGGTTAAACATTGCCCTGCATGCTGCTTTAAGAGAAAAGAAAAAAGTCGCCTTTTTTTCTGTGGAGATGTCTAAAGAAGCATTAATGATGCGGTTACTTTCTAACCTTGCCGAAATTCATGCAGCAAAAATGCGTACAGGAAAACTTTCTGATTCAGATTGGACTAAATTAATTGATGCCGCCGCCAAACTTAGTGAAACTTCTTTATTTTTAGATGACTCCTCTATGCTAACTCCCTTAGATGTTCGCGCAAAAGTGCGGCGAATGAAAAAGAAACAAGGTTTAGATTTGATTGTAGTAGATTATCTTCAGCTTATGACTGCTGGAAAAAAGGTAGAGAGCCGAGAACGAGAAGTTTCAGAAATTTCTAGACTACTTAAAGCGGTAGCTAAAGAACTAAATATCCCTGTAGTTGCCTTAGCTCAGCTAAATCGTGGAGTGGAAGGGCGATCTGATCGCAGACCAATTTTATCCGACTTAAGAGAGTCTGGTTCCATAGAGCAAGATGCCGATTTAATTATGATGCTTTACCGTGAATCTTATTACGAACCTGACAAAGTAGAGTTAAAAAATAAAGCAGAAATTATTATTACCAAACAAAGAAGTGGTCCAACAGGATATGTAAACTTAGCTTGGTTTCCAGAATACGGGCGATTTACTAACCCTGTTACAGAGATTGCTCCTAGCCCCGCAAAACAAACGACTTCTAACACCCGTTTTTCTCAAAGTGCTTCTGTAAAAAACTGGGCTCCCAAGTAATTATTTTTAATTACTCTGCTTCGTCTTCGGCTTCTTCGGCTTCTATTTCTTGAATGGTTTTTTCACTATGCACAGGGGCTGCGGCAGTACTTTTTAATGGAGTTACTGTAACAGTAATCTCTGTATCTAAACCCTTGGCTAAATTAATTTTTAACTGAATTTTACCTGTATTTTTAATAGGTGCTTCTAATAAAAGATCGCGCCTGTCTAAAGAAAAACCCTTTTCTTCTAAAGCAGAAAGGATGTTATGCATAGTAATGGATCCAAATAGTTCGCCATTGCTTTTCGCTTCGTGAGAAAAAGACAACGATACTTCTTTTAGCTTGGCTAATACTTTTTCTCGCTCTACAAAAGCTTTTTTTTGTTTAGAGGTGGCCACTTGCTGTAAATAAGCCCATTCTTTAGTATTTTTTTCTGTAGCAACTTGTGCAAAATTATTAGGAATTAAGTAGTTACGAGCATAGCCCGCCTTTACATTAATAATTTCACCAACTTTTCCCACATTTTTTACATCTGCCTTTAAAAATACCTTCATTGCTCTGCCTCCAAATTACTGTCAATTGCTCTTAATTTTTATCTTATTTCGCATAAATAAAATATACAATGGCAAAGCATAGGCTTTCTTACACTGCCTGTCACTTCTTTTTATTCAATATCTTATACAGCTTAATCTTGGTTCGAAAGCTAAACCAATAATCCAAAAAGCCTAAAACACTAATGAAACTAAATAAATAAATAAAGGAAATAAGGTAGATTAATCGCTTGGTGGTTTTTTTCAGTTTTAGTAAAGATAGTACATCGGTGATTATTCCTAAACCTTGTAAAAAGTAAAAAGCAAAGCAAATGTTTAAAACATTTATGCCAAAGGTTTTAAATGCTGGTGGCAAAGATAGGTCGACAAAAGATAAGAGCAGGGCCAAAATAAAAACCCATACTCCCCAAGAAGAAACGGAAAAATTAAAGCTTCTTTTTTTTAATTGTACTAAGTAAGAGTTAGTACTAAAGCCACTTAACTGAAACTGTTTTATGTCGGCTAAAGTATTATTGCTTTTACAAAAACTAATCCATCTTAAACTGAAAAAAAACAAAAAACTAAAGCTCACTACAAGAAGGCTGGGTACTTGCGCTAGTAATTGCGTAAATGTTTTTGGGCTAAGCTCGCTTAAAAACTTTTGTTTTAAAGGTTCTAGCTGTGTTAATAATTGAACAAAAAGTGTAGAATCTTGTAGTGTAAAAAAACTTGCACAAAGAAAACCCGTAGCCACTAGGCTAGACATTAAAAGGTTAAAAAATAAAGAAAATTTAAACCCCTCCAATAAAAAAAAAGTTTCTATGGCTAGCAAAATAGCAATTAAAATAATTAATACTATTGGCGATAAAATAGCAAAGCCTGCCAGTAAAATTACAAGGCTAAGCCAATAGTGCTTTTTTGATGCTCGAAAGCGTAAAAGTAAAACGGGTATTAAGCCAATTATACCAAAAAAAATAGTAGAAATTGCTATAAAAAGATTAAAAAGAATAACTTTTTTAAAAGGAATTCTTTCTAAGAGTTTGGCGTTTTGCCAGCCTTTTTTCAACACTAGCCTGTACCTCTTGTAAAGTCGTATGATACTGATCTAAATGTTTGCTAAGTGGTACACGCTTGTCTAAAACCGTGTGCATAAATCGCAAAACTTTATCATCAATGCCCATAATACGCTCCAGCTCGATTATCGAAGACGCCTGTGCGCTAAAAAGCACGTGAAAATATACACCATTAGCAATGCGCTTAATAGGGTTTGCTAAGCGACGATTTCCCCAAGTGTTTATTGATTCTATTTTTCCTTTAAATTGTGACTCTAAAGTGCTGTCTACTCG
It includes:
- the rpsF gene encoding 30S ribosomal protein S6 translates to MEWKMDKENNNYELVVIMHPETSEEDTKAFFKRVDSTLESQFKGKIESINTWGNRRLANPIKRIANGVYFHVLFSAQASSIIELERIMGIDDKVLRFMHTVLDKRVPLSKHLDQYHTTLQEVQASVEKRLAKRQTLRKNSF
- the rplI gene encoding 50S ribosomal protein L9, whose protein sequence is MKVFLKADVKNVGKVGEIINVKAGYARNYLIPNNFAQVATEKNTKEWAYLQQVATSKQKKAFVEREKVLAKLKEVSLSFSHEAKSNGELFGSITMHNILSALEEKGFSLDRRDLLLEAPIKNTGKIQLKINLAKGLDTEITVTVTPLKSTAAAPVHSEKTIQEIEAEEAEDEAE
- the dnaB gene encoding replicative DNA helicase; amino-acid sequence: MTKEKQAPHNIEAEIAVLGGIMLDPNAWTDIQHLLKAGSFYKPSHQKIFTAMEKLSYKNEPIDLVTLSNLLTNSNQLELIGGHAYLSSIIDNTHSTSYLSQYANIVAEKAKLRQLINICGDISHDAYSENFEEYPTFIDKVESDIFSVTENKSHSQQLTEPSVVVKSSVALLEKLYSNPGQISGISSGFEALDTMTSGFHENELIIIAARPSMGKTALGLNIALHAALREKKKVAFFSVEMSKEALMMRLLSNLAEIHAAKMRTGKLSDSDWTKLIDAAAKLSETSLFLDDSSMLTPLDVRAKVRRMKKKQGLDLIVVDYLQLMTAGKKVESREREVSEISRLLKAVAKELNIPVVALAQLNRGVEGRSDRRPILSDLRESGSIEQDADLIMMLYRESYYEPDKVELKNKAEIIITKQRSGPTGYVNLAWFPEYGRFTNPVTEIAPSPAKQTTSNTRFSQSASVKNWAPK